A genomic stretch from Marinimicrobium sp. C6131 includes:
- a CDS encoding LemA family protein, giving the protein MSDFLWLGLILAAVLIWAVWCFNRLVRLRNQVCTAWSDIDVQLARRHDLIPQLVRTVQAYTDHERSLLTAVTELRARAVENQHPGQLAALENELEQSLSRLFILQESYPDLKADGNFSQLQRDLVETENLLQYARRFYNGAVRALNDRVLQFPDLLIARVAGFSTAEFFSAAEDQRDVVSVNREGMK; this is encoded by the coding sequence ATGTCTGATTTCCTCTGGCTTGGGTTGATCCTGGCCGCTGTCCTGATCTGGGCGGTGTGGTGTTTCAACCGCCTGGTGCGTCTGCGCAACCAGGTGTGTACCGCCTGGAGCGATATTGATGTGCAGTTGGCGCGCCGCCACGATCTTATTCCTCAACTGGTGCGCACGGTCCAGGCCTACACTGATCACGAACGCAGTCTCTTGACCGCCGTGACCGAGCTGCGTGCGCGGGCTGTCGAGAACCAGCATCCAGGTCAGCTCGCCGCCCTTGAGAACGAGTTGGAGCAGTCGCTGTCTCGTCTTTTCATACTCCAGGAAAGCTATCCGGACCTGAAAGCCGATGGCAACTTCAGCCAGTTACAGCGCGATCTGGTGGAGACCGAAAATCTCCTGCAGTATGCACGGCGGTTTTACAACGGTGCGGTGCGTGCCCTCAATGATCGGGTGCTGCAGTTTCCGGACCTTCTGATTGCGCGAGTAGCGGGCTTTTCAACGGCTGAGTTTTTCAGCGCAGCAGAGGATCAGCGTGACGTGGTTTCGGTGAACAGGGAGGGAATGAAATGA